A stretch of the Capsicum annuum cultivar UCD-10X-F1 chromosome 10, UCD10Xv1.1, whole genome shotgun sequence genome encodes the following:
- the LOC107845504 gene encoding cytochrome c biogenesis protein CCS1, chloroplastic, with translation METLKISSRISHVQNKILPLNIKPYPLIHNSRILGFYSNKGRTFSYTVTCKLNTVKGKKPSKGKTVLGSDGAAPPVVEVEERSVGRKVEEPPKSSGVGFGIFKKLPRKVLGVLSNLPLAIAEMFAVAALMALGTFIDQGEAPDYYFQKFPEDHPPLGFFTWRWVLTLGFDHMFSSPVFLGTLAFLGASLMACTYTTQIPLVKVARRWSFLQSAETIRKLEYVDTLPRASVKDLGVILMGDGYEVFLKGPTLFAFKGLAGRFAPIGVHLSLLLVMSGGTLSAAGSFRGAVTVPQGLNFIVGDVLAPSGFLSTPSDAFSTEVHVNRFSMDYYDSGEVLQFHTDLSLFDLDGKEVMRKTISVNDPLRYGGITIYQTDWSISALQVLKDDEGPFNLAMAPLQLNGGDKKLFGTFLPVGDDNSLNVKGVSMLARDLQSVILYDKEGKFAGVRRPNSKLPIEINGTKIVIEDAIGSSGLDLKTDPGVPVVYAGFGSLMLTTCISYLSHTQLWALQDGTSVVIGGKTNRAKGEFPDTINRLLDHVPELVESSSPKEPDTHSGV, from the exons ATGGAGACTCTCAAAATTTCATCTAGAATATCacatgtacaaaataaaattcttCCCTTAAACATCAAACCTTATCCCCTTATCCACAATTCTCGAATTCTTGGTTTTTACAGCAACAAAGGACGCACTTTTTCTTATACTGTTACATGTAAGCTCAATACAGTTAAAGGGAAGAAACCCAGCAAGGGAAAAACAGTGCTAGGCTCTGATGGTGCAGCGCCACCAGTTGTTGAAGTAGAAGAAAGGTCTGTAGGAAGGAAGGTAGAGGAGCCGCCAAAGAGTAGTGGTGTTGGTTTTGGGATATTCAAGAAATTGCCTAGGAAAGTGTTGGGAGTTTTGTCTAATTTGCCTTTGGCTATTGCTGAGATGTTTGCTGTTGCTGCCTTAATGGCCTTAG GAACTTTCATTGACCAAGGAGAGGCTCCAGATTACTACTTTCAAAAGTTTCCTGAAGATCATCCTCCCTTGGGGTTTTTCACCTGGCGATGGGTTCTCACCCTTGGCTTTGATCATATGTTCTCATCACCCGTTTTCCTGGGGACATTGGCTTTTTTAGGAGCATCCTTGATGGCTTGCACATACACAACACAGATTCCCCTTGTGAAGGTAGCAAGAAG ATGGTCTTTCTTACAATCAGCAGAGACAATTCGTAAGCTAGAATATGTGGATACTCTGCCTAGGGCATCAGTTAAAGACTTGGGGGTTATACTGATGGGAGATGGATACGAG GTATTCTTGAAAGGGCCAACTCTGTTTGCATTTAAAGGGTTGGCAGGCAGATTTGCTCCAATTGGTGTACATTTATCTCTGCTGCTTGTAATGTCTGGAGGAACTCTTAGTGCAGCTGGGAGCTTTAGAGGGGCTGTAACTGTTCCACAAGGTTTAAATTTCATTGTCGGAGATGTACTTGCACCGTCCGGATTTCTATCCACTCCTTCTGATGCTTTCAGTACGGAGGTTCACGTCAATCGATTCTCCATGGACTACTACGACAGTGGGGAG GTCTTGCAGTTCCATACTGATCTTTCACTGTTTGACCTTGACGGAAAGGAAGTAATGAGGAAGACCATAAGTGTCAATGATCCCTTAAGGTATGGGGGGATCACTATATACCAGACAGATTGGAGTATCTCTGCCTTGCAAGTACTGAAGGATGATGAAGGCCCTTTTAATTTGGCTATGGCACCACTGCAACTGAATGGTGGGGACAAGAAGCTGTTTGGTACATTCCTACCAGTAGGGGATGATAATTCACTCAATGTTAAGGGAGT ATCAATGCTCGCACGTGATTTGCAGTCGGTTATTCTTTATGATAAAGAAGGGAAATTTGCTGGAGTCAGACGGCCTAATTCAAAACTTCCAATTGAGATTAATGGAACCAAAATTGTTATTGAAGATGCAATTGGCAGTAGTGGCCTTGATCTAAAG ACTGATCCAGGAGTACCCGTTGTATATGCTGGTTTTGGTTCTCTCATGCTTACAACTTGCATCAGTTATTTATCTCATACACAG TTATGGGCCTTGCAAGATGGAACATCGGTGGTTATTGGGGGTAAGACCAACCGGGCAAAGGGTGAGTTTCCTGACACAATCAATCGCTTGCTCGATCATGTCCCAGAATTAGTTGAATCATCTTCTCCCAAGGAACCTGATACTCACAGTGGCGTTTAA